One Nonomuraea angiospora DNA segment encodes these proteins:
- a CDS encoding NAD(P)-dependent alcohol dehydrogenase, whose protein sequence is MKAFVLPSYGSPLVLTDVDQPVPRDGEVLVRVRATSVQPYDWHYLRGEPYVARVMGGGGPGLRKPRFGVLGADVAGEVEAVGKDVTGFRPGDEVYAMPKQGGFAEYVCVPESELALKPRNVSFEEAAAVPMAACTALLALRDDGRVQAGDRVLVNGASGGVGTFAVQLAKAFGAHVTGVCGSRNVGLVRSIGADEVVDYTKEDFTRSGRRYDLLLDIAGSRSGSACRRVMTRKAAHVLVGGPAGRWFQPASHVFATVAAGLFVSQRVAVTDVVHCTETRQNLVTLAELIEGGEIHPVIDRTYPFAEIPAAVSYQEEGHASGKVVISI, encoded by the coding sequence ATGAAGGCGTTCGTCCTACCCTCGTACGGCTCACCCCTCGTCCTGACCGACGTCGACCAGCCCGTGCCCCGCGACGGCGAGGTGCTGGTCCGGGTGCGCGCCACCTCCGTCCAGCCCTACGACTGGCACTACCTCCGCGGCGAGCCGTACGTCGCGCGCGTGATGGGCGGTGGCGGCCCGGGGCTGCGCAAGCCGCGGTTCGGCGTCCTCGGCGCCGACGTGGCCGGGGAGGTGGAGGCGGTCGGCAAGGACGTGACCGGGTTCCGGCCCGGTGACGAGGTGTACGCGATGCCCAAGCAGGGCGGTTTCGCCGAGTACGTGTGCGTTCCGGAGAGCGAGCTCGCGCTCAAGCCCCGGAACGTGTCGTTCGAGGAGGCGGCCGCGGTGCCGATGGCGGCCTGCACCGCGCTGCTGGCCCTGCGCGACGACGGCCGCGTCCAGGCCGGGGACCGCGTCCTCGTCAACGGGGCCTCAGGCGGCGTGGGCACGTTCGCCGTCCAGCTCGCCAAGGCGTTCGGCGCGCACGTCACCGGCGTGTGCGGCTCCAGGAACGTCGGCCTGGTCAGGTCGATCGGCGCCGACGAGGTCGTCGACTACACCAAGGAGGACTTCACCCGGAGCGGGCGGCGCTACGACCTGCTGCTGGACATCGCGGGCAGCCGCTCCGGCTCCGCCTGCCGGCGGGTGATGACCCGCAAGGCGGCCCACGTCCTCGTCGGCGGCCCGGCCGGCCGCTGGTTCCAGCCCGCGAGCCACGTGTTCGCGACGGTCGCGGCGGGGTTGTTCGTGTCCCAGCGGGTGGCCGTGACGGACGTGGTGCACTGCACGGAGACCAGGCAGAACCTCGTGACGCTGGCCGAGCTGATCGAGGGCGGCGAGATCCACCCGGTCATCGACCGGACCTATCCGTTCGCGGAGATCCCCGCGGCTGTCAGCTACCAGGAAGAGGGCCACGCATCCGGCAAGGTCGTCATCTCCATCTGA
- a CDS encoding sulfite exporter TauE/SafE family protein encodes MTPLEMVAVLAAGVAGGGINAIVGNGSLITFPTLLAVGLPPITANVSNNIGLVPGGLTGVMGYRPELKGQRERLLRLAPASVIGSLAGGLLLLTLPESSFNVIVSVLIAMSCALVLIQPRLSSLLAARPGREHGGPWLWLGALAAGAYGGYFGAGQGILVIGLMGIMLDEKLQRINAAKNVLVLLVNFTAAVLYTLVADVDWQAVLLVALGSTVGGFLGARLGRRLPAPFLRGLIVCIGVVAIVKLLAT; translated from the coding sequence ATGACACCACTGGAGATGGTCGCGGTGCTGGCGGCGGGGGTCGCAGGCGGAGGCATCAACGCCATCGTCGGCAACGGGTCGCTGATCACGTTCCCCACGCTACTGGCTGTCGGCCTGCCACCCATCACGGCGAACGTCTCCAACAACATCGGCCTGGTCCCAGGCGGCCTCACCGGCGTCATGGGCTACCGGCCCGAGCTGAAGGGCCAGCGGGAGCGGCTGCTCAGGCTGGCCCCGGCCTCCGTCATCGGCTCTCTGGCCGGCGGGCTGCTGCTGCTCACCCTGCCCGAGAGCAGCTTCAACGTGATCGTGAGCGTGCTGATCGCGATGTCCTGCGCGCTGGTCCTCATCCAGCCCAGGCTCAGCAGCCTGCTGGCCGCCCGGCCCGGGCGCGAGCACGGCGGGCCGTGGCTGTGGCTGGGCGCGCTGGCCGCCGGCGCCTACGGCGGCTACTTCGGCGCGGGCCAGGGCATCCTGGTCATCGGGCTGATGGGCATCATGCTGGACGAGAAGCTGCAGCGCATCAACGCGGCCAAGAACGTGCTCGTCCTGCTGGTCAACTTCACCGCCGCCGTCCTGTACACCCTCGTCGCGGACGTCGACTGGCAGGCCGTGCTGCTGGTGGCGCTGGGCTCGACGGTGGGCGGCTTCCTCGGCGCGCGCCTGGGGCGCAGGCTGCCCGCGCCGTTCCTGCGCGGCCTGATCGTCTGCATCGGCGTCGTCGCGATCGTCAAGCTCCTGGCCACCTGA
- a CDS encoding RNA-guided endonuclease InsQ/TnpB family protein has product MLAGRKYRLEFDFGQRAFAERLDGICRAVWNTGLEQRREYRRRGQWINYAEQCRQLADAKKDPYCDWLADAPAQVIQQTLKDLDQACRKHGTWKVHWKSKAKWRPSFRFPTAKHLPVERINRTWGRVFLPKFGWTRFRMSRRLGGSVKSATVSRDGKHWFISFLLDDGIAEREQHPCPQWVGVDRGVVTAAVTSDGEFFDRRHAGSDSVSSRQLPRETKRDRKGDLGYLTPGEAERYLRLQRRLARTKKGSKRRKTVMAAISEIMRRVRWRRADFNAQAAHRLTRMYGHVVIEDLNTKGMSAAVKPKPDPGQPGRFLRNGAAAKSGLNKAILDKGWYGLEVALRSKARYTGSVIHKINPAYTSQTCPEPACGKVDEKSRKSQAIFSCTSCGHTEHADIVGARNIKSKGQAAGLVVSGRGDPPGSAKRQAPRSTARAAQAARAAA; this is encoded by the coding sequence ATGCTGGCGGGCCGGAAGTACCGCCTGGAGTTCGACTTCGGGCAGCGGGCGTTCGCCGAAAGGCTGGACGGAATCTGCCGAGCCGTGTGGAACACCGGTCTCGAACAACGGCGGGAATACCGGCGACGCGGGCAGTGGATCAACTATGCCGAGCAGTGCAGGCAACTCGCCGACGCCAAGAAGGACCCCTACTGCGACTGGCTCGCCGACGCCCCCGCCCAGGTGATCCAGCAGACCCTCAAAGACCTGGACCAGGCGTGCCGCAAGCATGGCACCTGGAAGGTGCACTGGAAGTCGAAGGCGAAGTGGCGGCCCTCGTTTCGGTTCCCCACCGCCAAACACCTGCCCGTAGAGCGGATCAACCGCACGTGGGGGCGAGTCTTCCTGCCCAAGTTCGGGTGGACGCGGTTTCGGATGTCGCGCCGGCTCGGGGGAAGCGTCAAGTCCGCGACCGTCTCCCGGGACGGCAAACACTGGTTCATCAGCTTCCTGCTCGACGATGGGATCGCCGAGCGTGAGCAACACCCCTGCCCTCAATGGGTGGGCGTGGACCGGGGGGTGGTCACGGCCGCCGTGACGTCGGATGGGGAGTTCTTCGACCGTCGCCACGCCGGAAGCGACAGTGTCTCCTCCAGGCAGCTGCCACGGGAGACGAAACGGGACCGAAAGGGCGACCTCGGGTATCTCACGCCCGGCGAAGCGGAACGGTATCTACGGCTGCAACGCCGACTCGCCCGCACGAAGAAGGGATCGAAACGGCGCAAGACGGTCATGGCCGCCATCAGTGAGATCATGCGGCGAGTCCGGTGGCGGCGCGCTGACTTCAACGCCCAAGCCGCGCACCGACTCACCCGCATGTACGGGCACGTGGTCATCGAAGACCTGAACACCAAGGGCATGAGCGCGGCCGTCAAGCCCAAGCCCGACCCCGGCCAGCCGGGCAGGTTCCTGCGCAACGGCGCGGCAGCGAAATCCGGGCTCAACAAGGCGATTCTCGACAAGGGCTGGTACGGCCTGGAAGTCGCTCTCCGCTCCAAGGCGCGCTACACCGGCAGCGTCATCCATAAGATCAACCCCGCGTATACGTCCCAGACGTGCCCGGAACCTGCGTGCGGGAAGGTGGACGAGAAGAGCCGCAAGAGCCAAGCGATCTTCTCCTGCACTTCTTGCGGGCACACCGAGCACGCCGACATCGTCGGGGCCAGGAACATCAAGAGCAAAGGACAGGCGGCCGGGCTGGTCGTCTCAGGGCGTGGAGACCCACCCGGGTCCGCGAAACGTCAAGCACCCCGTTCCACAGCACGGGCCGCGCAAGCGGCACGAGCTGCCGCATAG
- the tnpA gene encoding IS200/IS605 family transposase: MDQEVEYRRGRQVVSAMHVHLVFVTKYRTNVFDDAMLRRCEDIMIEVCDSFEAELREFNGEHDHVHLLIHYPPKVAISKLVNSLKGVSSHYLRKEFTGQVNRAIMHGHFWSPSYFAASCGGAPLSIIKAYIEQQRRPT; encoded by the coding sequence ATGGACCAGGAAGTGGAGTATCGACGAGGCAGGCAAGTGGTTTCCGCGATGCACGTCCATCTGGTCTTTGTCACCAAATATCGCACAAACGTGTTCGATGACGCGATGCTGCGCCGCTGCGAAGACATCATGATCGAGGTGTGCGACAGTTTCGAGGCCGAACTCCGCGAGTTCAACGGCGAACACGACCACGTCCACCTGCTCATCCACTACCCGCCCAAGGTTGCGATCAGCAAACTCGTCAACTCGTTGAAAGGCGTCTCCTCGCACTACCTGCGCAAGGAGTTCACCGGCCAGGTCAACCGCGCCATCATGCACGGCCACTTCTGGTCACCCAGCTACTTCGCCGCTTCCTGTGGCGGAGCGCCGCTATCGATCATCAAGGCGTATATCGAACAGCAGCGCCGCCCGACCTGA
- a CDS encoding ATP-binding protein — MLDDAGLQALREAARLSPDNLPLRRHLAEQLLTKGYLADAEAEFRAALLLAPKDPDISAGLAEAFVRQSAHGAALSALEPFLASPGYPPRMGVLAARALLGEGDFGRAAYRYHEAISRDASVADPELAARLTTPVAPSVPAAPAQPATSPADASSGAEVERSKVTFADVAGMDAVKEALRVKLLLPLQQPELFAAYGKRAGGGVLMYGPPGAGKTHLARAAAGELGAAFVNVGLSDILDMYVGSSERNLRATFDLARRNRPCVLFFDEVDALAARRSDMRQAHTRQLVNQFLAELDGVDQDANEGVLVLAATNAPWYIDVAFRRPGRFDQLVFVPPPDTSARAAILRLLCRDKPLAEMDFDAVARVTDHFVGADLKGVVDRAVEVKLQQSISAGRPIPMNTHDLLAVAQNSRPTAVREWLATARNYVLHANESGAWDELMPWIKGKW; from the coding sequence GTGCTCGACGATGCCGGCCTCCAGGCACTACGCGAGGCGGCGCGCCTGTCTCCTGACAACCTCCCGCTCCGCCGGCATCTCGCCGAGCAGCTGCTGACCAAGGGATACCTGGCCGACGCCGAGGCCGAGTTCCGGGCCGCGCTCCTGCTCGCGCCCAAGGATCCGGACATCTCGGCGGGGCTGGCGGAGGCGTTCGTCCGGCAGAGCGCCCACGGCGCGGCGCTCTCGGCGCTGGAGCCGTTCCTGGCCTCGCCCGGCTACCCGCCGCGGATGGGCGTGCTCGCGGCCCGGGCGCTGCTCGGCGAGGGCGACTTCGGCCGGGCGGCCTACCGCTACCACGAGGCGATCTCCCGTGACGCGTCCGTCGCCGACCCCGAGCTGGCCGCCCGCCTGACCACTCCGGTCGCCCCGTCCGTGCCCGCGGCGCCCGCCCAGCCCGCGACGTCACCGGCGGACGCGTCCTCCGGCGCGGAGGTGGAGAGGTCGAAGGTCACCTTCGCCGACGTGGCCGGGATGGACGCGGTCAAGGAGGCGCTGCGGGTGAAGCTGCTGCTGCCGCTGCAGCAGCCCGAGCTGTTCGCCGCGTACGGCAAGCGCGCCGGCGGCGGCGTCCTGATGTACGGTCCGCCAGGAGCGGGCAAGACCCACCTGGCCAGGGCCGCGGCCGGCGAGCTCGGCGCGGCGTTCGTCAACGTCGGCCTGTCCGACATCCTCGACATGTACGTAGGGTCGAGCGAGCGCAACCTGCGCGCGACGTTCGACCTGGCCCGCCGCAACCGCCCGTGCGTGCTGTTCTTCGACGAGGTGGACGCGCTGGCCGCGCGCCGCTCCGACATGCGCCAGGCCCACACCCGGCAGCTGGTCAACCAGTTCCTGGCCGAGCTCGACGGCGTGGACCAGGACGCCAACGAGGGCGTCCTGGTGCTGGCCGCCACGAACGCGCCCTGGTACATCGACGTGGCGTTCCGCCGCCCCGGCCGCTTCGACCAGCTCGTGTTCGTACCGCCGCCCGACACCTCGGCGCGCGCGGCCATCCTGCGCCTGCTCTGCCGTGACAAGCCGCTGGCCGAGATGGACTTCGACGCGGTGGCGCGGGTGACCGACCACTTCGTGGGCGCGGACCTGAAGGGCGTGGTGGACCGCGCGGTGGAGGTCAAGCTCCAGCAGTCGATCAGCGCGGGCCGGCCCATCCCGATGAACACCCACGACCTGCTGGCCGTCGCCCAGAACAGCAGGCCCACGGCTGTGCGCGAGTGGCTGGCCACCGCGCGCAACTACGTGCTGCACGCCAACGAGTCCGGCGCGTGGGACGAGCTGATGCCCTGGATCAAGGGCAAGTGGTGA
- a CDS encoding tetratricopeptide repeat protein translates to MNPRESVLRAGTLLQMRRPADAERELRGVLAVQPEHFTAFSLLGLALVQQGRTAEAVSAAQEAVRLAPDQSYPHYMAGQVYLRVQRPDLAVTAAETSLAHNPESASTWELLARAHLRLGRYREVVEAARRGLAIDPQESDLVSLLAMAHVQLGEAEQARAAAANAVRLDPESETAHLAYGHAALAAGDAKTAAAAFREVLRLDPGFDPARDLLVTALKQRNPLYRVLSNLRGRFLGGWRMVLLLPAVPPLIAVFVLIAVLHWAAWVAEAVTVLRLARAKATRLLFEGVEARVALASCALLAAGVGVLALGIALGQDALGTAGAAVMALVTPVQEAAHTGSARGRRVLYGWTGLLVVAIVASVALGSTGVALLAVYAGIGTIWVAAGVRRLSPAPERPPAG, encoded by the coding sequence GTGAACCCGCGCGAGTCCGTCCTGCGGGCGGGCACGCTGCTGCAGATGCGACGCCCGGCCGACGCGGAGCGGGAGCTGCGCGGCGTGCTCGCCGTACAGCCCGAGCACTTCACCGCGTTCTCGCTGCTCGGCCTGGCCCTCGTCCAGCAGGGCCGGACCGCCGAGGCCGTGTCCGCGGCACAGGAGGCGGTACGGCTGGCGCCCGACCAGTCGTACCCGCACTACATGGCCGGGCAGGTCTACCTCCGCGTCCAGCGACCCGACCTGGCCGTCACCGCCGCCGAGACATCGCTGGCGCACAACCCCGAGTCGGCGTCGACCTGGGAGCTGCTGGCCCGCGCCCACCTGCGGCTGGGCCGCTACCGCGAGGTGGTCGAGGCGGCCCGCCGGGGGCTGGCCATCGATCCGCAGGAGTCGGACCTGGTGAGCCTCCTGGCCATGGCGCACGTCCAGCTCGGGGAGGCGGAGCAGGCCAGGGCCGCCGCCGCGAACGCCGTACGGCTCGATCCGGAGAGCGAGACCGCGCACCTGGCGTACGGGCACGCGGCGCTGGCCGCCGGCGACGCGAAGACGGCCGCCGCGGCCTTCCGCGAGGTGCTGCGGCTCGACCCCGGTTTCGACCCGGCCAGGGACCTCCTCGTCACGGCGCTGAAGCAGCGCAACCCTCTCTACCGGGTCCTGTCGAACCTGCGCGGCCGGTTCCTGGGCGGCTGGCGGATGGTCCTCCTGCTGCCCGCGGTGCCGCCGCTGATCGCCGTGTTCGTCCTCATCGCGGTGCTGCACTGGGCGGCGTGGGTGGCCGAGGCGGTGACCGTGCTGCGGCTGGCCCGCGCGAAGGCGACCAGGCTGCTGTTCGAGGGCGTCGAGGCGCGCGTGGCCCTCGCGAGCTGCGCGCTGCTCGCCGCCGGGGTGGGCGTGCTCGCGCTGGGCATCGCGCTCGGCCAGGACGCGCTCGGCACGGCCGGGGCGGCGGTCATGGCGCTGGTCACCCCGGTGCAGGAGGCCGCGCACACGGGCTCGGCACGTGGCCGCCGCGTGCTGTACGGCTGGACGGGGCTGCTCGTGGTCGCGATCGTCGCGTCCGTGGCCCTCGGCTCGACAGGCGTCGCGCTGCTGGCCGTGTACGCCGGGATCGGCACGATCTGGGTGGCCGCGGGCGTACGCCGGTTGTCCCCCGCTCCGGAGCGTCCGCCTGCCGGGTGA
- a CDS encoding cellulase family glycosylhydrolase, which yields MHLSKALTAALATLVAGAAVAVAVTTAAPAGAAAGTGTGYLHTSGNKIVDSTGATVRLTGLNWFGMETDNRTFHGLWSSTPWKGHIDKMASLGYNTIRVPYSNDALKPGATATGINDYVNPDLIGLSPLQILDKIIAYAGGKGMRIILDRHRPTAAGQSALWYVPATPESTWINDWKALAQHYANNPTVIGADLHNEPHAEGTNPNATGSCWGCGDQARDWRLAAERAGNAVLSVNPNWLIFVEGVSCPSGGLSNVWDGDPSNDEDCGWWGGNLSKAGQYPVRLNVANRLVYSPHDYATSVYHQTWFDAPDYPANLPAIWDKYWGYLYKQNIAPIMIGEFGTTLAANVDKIWLQELLKYTGTGVNGMSFTYWSWNPNSGDTGGILNDDWTTVNQAKQAILQPYLIPPTGGGTGQPSDTPTPNPPGQCAVTYKQTSSWQGGFQGELTVKNTGTATISDWAATWTFPSGVTLVNGWNAVVTQSGTTWTAKGPDYAKSLAPGASVAVGFTANGPAAQPANATCS from the coding sequence ATGCACTTGTCCAAGGCGCTGACGGCCGCCCTGGCCACGCTGGTGGCCGGAGCGGCAGTCGCCGTCGCGGTGACCACCGCCGCCCCGGCAGGCGCCGCCGCCGGCACGGGCACCGGCTACCTGCACACCAGCGGCAACAAGATCGTTGACAGCACGGGCGCGACCGTGCGCCTGACCGGCCTGAACTGGTTCGGCATGGAGACCGACAACCGGACCTTCCACGGCCTGTGGTCGAGCACGCCCTGGAAGGGGCACATCGACAAGATGGCCTCGCTGGGCTACAACACGATCCGCGTGCCGTACTCCAACGACGCGCTCAAGCCCGGCGCCACGGCCACCGGCATCAACGACTACGTCAACCCCGACCTGATCGGCCTGTCACCGCTGCAGATCCTGGACAAGATCATCGCGTACGCGGGCGGCAAGGGCATGCGGATCATCCTCGACCGCCACCGACCGACCGCCGCGGGCCAGTCCGCGCTCTGGTACGTCCCCGCCACCCCGGAGAGCACCTGGATCAACGACTGGAAGGCGCTGGCCCAGCACTACGCGAACAACCCCACCGTCATCGGCGCCGACCTGCACAACGAGCCGCACGCCGAGGGCACCAACCCCAACGCGACCGGCTCCTGCTGGGGCTGCGGCGACCAGGCCCGCGACTGGCGGCTGGCCGCCGAGCGGGCCGGCAACGCGGTCCTGTCGGTCAACCCCAACTGGCTGATCTTCGTGGAGGGCGTGAGCTGCCCGAGCGGCGGCCTGTCCAACGTGTGGGACGGCGATCCCAGCAACGACGAGGACTGCGGCTGGTGGGGCGGCAACCTGTCGAAGGCGGGCCAGTATCCGGTACGGCTCAACGTGGCCAACCGCCTGGTCTACTCGCCCCACGACTACGCGACCTCGGTCTACCACCAGACCTGGTTCGACGCCCCCGACTACCCCGCCAACCTGCCGGCCATCTGGGACAAGTACTGGGGCTACCTCTACAAGCAGAACATCGCGCCGATCATGATCGGCGAGTTCGGCACCACCCTGGCCGCGAACGTGGACAAGATCTGGCTGCAGGAGCTCCTGAAGTACACCGGGACCGGGGTGAACGGGATGTCGTTCACCTACTGGTCGTGGAACCCGAACTCCGGTGACACCGGCGGCATCCTCAACGACGACTGGACCACCGTCAACCAGGCCAAGCAGGCCATCCTCCAGCCGTACCTGATCCCGCCGACCGGCGGCGGCACCGGGCAGCCCTCCGACACGCCCACGCCCAATCCTCCCGGGCAGTGCGCGGTGACGTACAAGCAGACCAGTTCCTGGCAGGGCGGCTTCCAGGGCGAGCTGACGGTGAAGAACACCGGCACCGCCACGATCAGCGACTGGGCCGCCACCTGGACGTTCCCGTCGGGGGTGACGCTGGTCAACGGCTGGAACGCGGTCGTGACCCAGTCGGGCACCACGTGGACCGCCAAGGGCCCCGACTACGCGAAGAGCCTCGCCCCCGGCGCGTCGGTCGCGGTCGGCTTCACCGCCAACGGCCCGGCCGCCCAGCCCGCCAACGCCACCTGTTCCTGA